One genomic region from Epinephelus moara isolate mb chromosome 8, YSFRI_EMoa_1.0, whole genome shotgun sequence encodes:
- the hsd17b3 gene encoding 17-beta-hydroxysteroid dehydrogenase type 3 produces MDLMELFFISLGTAVIVCYGVKLLLFSRILFPKMWFPLSKSFFTSMGEWAVVTGASEGIGRAYAFALAEQGMNVVIMSRTKVALDQVAKEIGDTTGQKVKVIITDFIQENVFSEIEDQLRDLNIGVLVNNVGVLPSYVPCKFLESAELDQTITRVINCNVKTVAKMCKIILPGMEKRRKGVILNISSGAASVPFPLYTLYAASKVFVERFSQGLQAEYKDKGIIIQAVAPFGVSTRMVDYQKTNMMTLSPEDFVKSSLQYLRAGDKTHGSVCHILLGWLLQSIPSKVLYAEYVLHSLQDYVKKKAAQRALNATFENHKNK; encoded by the exons ATGGATTTAATGGAATTGTTTTTCATCTCTCTTGGCACTGCAGTTATTGTCTGCTATGGAGTGAAACTGCTGCTTTTTAGTAGGATACTTTTTCCCAAGATGTGGTTTCCACTATCAAAGTCCTTTTTCACCTCTATGGGAGAGTGGGCCG TTGTGACCGGTGCCTCAGAGGGAATAGGAAGAGCATATGCATTTGCA CTGGCTGAGCAAGGAATGAATGTGGTAATCATGAGTAGAACCAAAGTAGCCCTGGACCAGGTTGCCAAGGAAATAG GTGATACCACAGGGCAGAAGGTGAAAGTTATAATAACAGACTTCATACAAGAAAACGTCTTCAGTGAAATTGAAGATCAGCTTAGGGACCTCAACATTGGGGTTTTAg TCAATAATGTCGGCGTACTGCCCAGCTACGTCCCCTGCAAATTCCTTGAGTCTGCAGAGCTGGACCAG ACAATCACAAGGGTGATAAACTGCAATGTGAAAACTGTGGCCAAG aTGTGCAAAATAATCCTTCCAGGCATGGAGAAAAG GAGAAAAGGGGTGATTCTGAATATTTCGTCAGGAGCTGCCTCTGTTCCATTCCCCCTGTACACCCTGTATGCTGCATCGAAG GTGTTCGTGGAAAGATTTTCCCAAGGTCTACAAGCTGAATACAAAGATAAAGGGATTATCATACAG GCAGTGGCTCCATTTGGGGTTTCCACTCGGATGGTAGATTACCAAAAAACCAACATGATGACCCTATCACCAGAAGACTTCGTAAAAAGCTCCCTGCAGTACCTCAGAGCTGGAGACAAAACACACGGCAGTGTCTGTCACATACTTCTG GGCTGGTTACTGCAGTCAATTCCCTCCAAGGTTCTCTATGCAGAGTATGTGCTGCACAGTCTACAAGACTATGTGAAGAAGAAAGCAGCACAGAGGGCATTAAATGCAACCTttgaaaatcataaaaataaataa